Proteins encoded in a region of the Candidatus Saccharimonadia bacterium genome:
- a CDS encoding Glu/Leu/Phe/Val dehydrogenase dimerization domain-containing protein, with amino-acid sequence MTATDSVTATTLGELLERPSTRTHGWRFLNEVRAMLVCALTALGLTSEQAQFVLGHFLVYEFTVTLHRDNGSVQRYNAFRVWCRPGAFADASGLNRWAVKGGLKFAAVMDRYEAAALAILMMFKCAARGRPFYGAKGGVEVDPLTLSPAERQRLMAGFALKMHELGIAGPLNDVPAPDMGTGEWEMDAYRCAIQDHYPEYPFALVTGQPLGLGGYEGRPQSTGHVCAVLLDRFADLLGIPRSNRTAAIQGLGKVGWHLAYRLNELGWRIPMVAEVDGGRFDPNGLNVEELLSWMRDRNPLSTFPGGEPFASADVIGANTTALVLAAGEMAVNDGNAHRVNARIVAEPSNFGVTYGAAQVLATKPNVDVLSGILCGSGGMDVSAMELEYNLRPAGATRLAPPTQREVLAQAEATALADLRGMFELWRRTPDLTSTLAGPAYGMVRLLESHNRLAA; translated from the coding sequence ATGACGGCCACCGACTCGGTCACAGCAACGACGCTGGGCGAACTACTCGAACGACCCAGCACCCGCACTCACGGCTGGAGGTTCCTCAACGAAGTGCGCGCCATGCTCGTGTGCGCCCTCACGGCCCTCGGACTCACCTCGGAGCAAGCGCAGTTCGTGCTCGGACACTTCCTGGTGTACGAGTTCACCGTGACGCTCCACCGCGACAACGGCTCCGTGCAACGGTACAACGCGTTCCGTGTGTGGTGCCGCCCCGGCGCCTTCGCGGACGCCTCCGGACTCAACCGATGGGCCGTGAAGGGCGGCCTGAAGTTCGCGGCGGTGATGGACCGCTACGAGGCCGCCGCCCTGGCGATTCTCATGATGTTCAAGTGCGCCGCTCGCGGACGGCCGTTCTACGGCGCCAAGGGTGGCGTGGAGGTCGACCCGCTGACGCTCTCGCCCGCCGAAAGGCAGCGGCTGATGGCGGGCTTCGCGCTCAAGATGCACGAGCTCGGCATCGCCGGTCCGCTCAACGACGTTCCGGCGCCCGACATGGGCACCGGGGAGTGGGAGATGGATGCCTACCGGTGCGCGATCCAAGACCACTACCCCGAATACCCCTTCGCGCTGGTCACCGGCCAGCCGCTGGGACTGGGAGGATACGAGGGGCGACCCCAAAGCACCGGCCACGTGTGTGCCGTACTGCTGGACCGGTTTGCCGACTTGCTCGGCATTCCGCGCTCCAACCGGACGGCGGCCATCCAGGGTCTCGGCAAGGTCGGGTGGCATCTGGCCTATCGGCTGAACGAGCTCGGCTGGCGCATCCCCATGGTCGCCGAGGTGGATGGCGGCCGGTTCGACCCGAACGGTCTCAATGTAGAGGAGCTCCTGAGCTGGATGCGCGATCGCAACCCGCTCAGCACATTCCCCGGCGGCGAGCCCTTCGCCTCGGCTGATGTCATCGGGGCCAATACCACGGCCCTCGTGCTGGCGGCCGGCGAAATGGCCGTCAACGACGGCAACGCACACCGGGTGAACGCCCGCATCGTGGCCGAACCGTCGAACTTCGGGGTGACCTATGGCGCCGCTCAGGTTCTGGCTACCAAGCCGAATGTGGACGTGCTCTCGGGCATCCTCTGTGGGTCCGGCGGGATGGATGTGTCGGCCATGGAGCTGGAGTACAACCTCCGGCCGGCCGGCGCGACTCGCTTGGCTCCGCCAACGCAGCGGGAGGTGTTGGCGCAAGCCGAAGCGACGGCACTGGCCGATCTGAGGGGCATGTTCGAGCTATGGCGCCGCACGCCAGACCTCACGTCGACCCTCGCAGGCCCGGCCTACGGCATGGTGCGGCTCCTCGAGTCCCACAACCGCCTGGCGGCCTAG
- the rpsL gene encoding 30S ribosomal protein S12, whose amino-acid sequence MPTINQLLRKPRKDPKKKSDTPALGRIQNSLKNRTYNLNSPFMRGVCVKVSTQTPKKPNSALRKIARVRLTNGMEVTAYIPGIGHNLQEHSVVLIRGGRVKDLPGVRYHIIRGALDTAGVAKRAQGRSKYGAKKPKAA is encoded by the coding sequence ATGCCTACCATCAACCAATTGCTGCGCAAGCCCCGTAAGGACCCGAAGAAAAAGTCGGATACCCCTGCGCTCGGCCGCATCCAGAACTCTCTGAAGAACCGCACCTACAACCTCAATTCGCCGTTCATGCGCGGCGTGTGTGTGAAGGTGTCCACCCAGACCCCGAAGAAGCCAAACTCGGCCTTGCGTAAGATCGCCCGCGTGCGTCTTACCAACGGCATGGAAGTCACGGCCTACATCCCCGGCATCGGCCACAACCTGCAAGAGCACTCCGTCGTGCTCATCCGCGGCGGCCGCGTGAAGGACCTTCCGGGTGTGCGCTACCACATCATCCGCGGAGCGCTCGACACCGCCGGTGTCGCCAAGCGCGCCCAAGGCCGCAGCAAGTACGGCGCCAAGAAACCCAAAGCCGCTTAA
- a CDS encoding NUDIX hydrolase, with protein sequence MRTILPAKHRLIPSQAKRVFQGQIYDVYQWPQEMFDGSTATFEMLKRPDTIQIMAVKDHKLVVLEEQQPSMGPAFYGLPGGRHDNPAETELDAAKRELLEETGMTFTNWRLIEVTQPHSKIDWMVYLYLATDFESQGPIHLDAGEKIEVSLMDYSQVLGLAKDDSVRSLPFEILQTAGSLDGLTKLPQFGVVNSKL encoded by the coding sequence ATGAGAACTATTTTACCTGCCAAACACCGCCTCATCCCCAGCCAAGCCAAGCGCGTCTTCCAGGGCCAAATTTATGACGTCTACCAATGGCCGCAGGAGATGTTCGACGGCTCCACGGCCACCTTCGAAATGCTCAAGCGGCCCGACACGATTCAAATTATGGCCGTCAAAGACCACAAACTCGTGGTGCTCGAGGAGCAGCAGCCGAGCATGGGGCCGGCCTTTTACGGCCTGCCCGGGGGCCGCCACGACAATCCCGCCGAAACCGAGCTCGACGCCGCCAAGCGCGAGCTGCTCGAAGAGACCGGCATGACATTCACCAACTGGCGCCTCATTGAGGTCACCCAGCCGCACTCCAAAATCGACTGGATGGTGTATTTGTATCTGGCTACGGATTTCGAATCGCAGGGGCCGATCCACCTCGATGCCGGCGAGAAAATCGAGGTAAGTCTCATGGATTATTCGCAGGTACTGGGCCTGGCCAAAGACGATTCCGTGCGCAGCCTGCCGTTCGAGATTCTCCAAACCGCCGGCTCCCTCGATGGCTTGACGAAACTACCCCAATTTGGCGTGGTAAACTCGAAGCTATGA
- the rpoC gene encoding DNA-directed RNA polymerase subunit beta', with product MEQFENQTSTDFDGVKLSLASPEMILQWSHGEVTKPETINYRTQKPEKDGLFCEKIFGPTKDWECYCGKYKRIRYKDVVCDKCGVRVTRSIVRRERMGHISLAVPVTHIWFLRGTPSSIGLVLNMSIRDLERVVYFASYIVTSVDNERRQTALAGLEAEFNSRKNEIIKTYEQRAGEPDADVKALAEAQNVELDELDASRATAKSELESLARLTLLPEAKYRDLNLKYGEVFRAAIGAEAIRALLAEIDTDKLVSDLDAEAEASQGQKRKKTLKRLKMIEGMKAAGIRPEWMVTTELPVIPPDLRPMVQLAGGRFAASDLNDLYRRVINRNNRLKRLIELDAPEVIRRNEKRMLQEAVDALIDNNARRERAVSSTGTRRKLKSLSDMLKGKQGRFRQNLLGKRVDYSGRSVIVAGPQLKLYQCGLPKMMALELFKPFVIGSLIEQGHAHNVKSASRMIERATTVVWDTLESIIEGKHVLLNRAPTLHRLGIQAFQPKLIEGKAIQLHPLVCRAFNADFDGDQMAVHVPLSDAAQKEAREIMLSSKNLLKPADGEVVVDATKDMVLGNYYLTFLKETGDKATKAYSTPAEAIYAHQTDNITLQKLIKVPIEGKLIETTVGRILFNEILPEGFGFRNETMTKKVLQRLMAEVFVRFGGDVTAEVIDDVKNLGFEHSTKSGVSVSLDDYLIPDAKNGIIDTGEKQTASISSQYAQGLITDDERYQRTVDTWKTANDQITKAVADKLKEGKTSTALFIDSGAEGDTAQANQIAGMLGLVVDPSGRTIELPIKSNYKEGFSVLEYFNSTHGARKGLTDTALKTAESGYLTRRLVDVSQDVIITEDDCGDTTGIQMLRSEATGIGESFAHRLAGRVTAAPVKDGKTVLAPSGELITDDIARAIETAGIDEVMIRSVLSCRTSWGICRLCYGLDLARGHIVDLGEPVGVIAAQSIGEPGTQLTMKTFHKGGIAGEDITTGLPRVEEIFEARSPKAQAILADVAGVVTVKQAGGKQLVRIAPADLKVTTHDLDGRIASVKSGQKVVPGDVMAANAGGKKPLKAKVEGTVKVHKDHIDLTHTGGAEREHSIPAFQNLEVRSGDLVAPGQRLTEGSINLQEMLTLSGETAVQRYIISEVQTIYAAQGQIVSDKHIEVIIRQMFSRVQVEEPGDSLFVTGEIVPRQSVIEDNQRLEGESKQGATFTQLLLPVTKISLSSDSFLSAASFQDTTRVLIAAAIRGKTDKLRGLKENVIIGRLIPVGTGFRVDGEGETGLPEAEAAAAAETQIDEPAKTE from the coding sequence ATGGAACAATTTGAAAATCAAACCTCCACCGACTTCGACGGCGTGAAGCTCTCCCTTGCTTCCCCCGAGATGATCCTGCAGTGGTCTCACGGTGAAGTTACCAAACCCGAAACAATCAATTACCGCACCCAGAAGCCCGAAAAAGACGGTCTCTTCTGCGAGAAAATTTTCGGTCCTACCAAAGACTGGGAATGTTACTGCGGTAAATACAAGCGCATTCGCTACAAGGACGTTGTTTGTGACAAATGTGGTGTGCGCGTCACGCGCAGCATTGTGCGCCGCGAGCGCATGGGCCACATTAGCCTCGCCGTGCCCGTGACCCACATCTGGTTCCTGCGCGGCACCCCTAGCTCAATTGGCCTCGTGCTCAACATGAGCATCCGTGACCTCGAGCGGGTGGTTTACTTCGCCAGCTACATCGTCACCAGCGTCGACAACGAACGCCGTCAAACGGCGCTGGCTGGTCTCGAAGCCGAGTTCAACTCGCGCAAAAACGAGATCATCAAGACCTATGAGCAGCGCGCCGGTGAACCCGACGCCGATGTGAAGGCCCTGGCCGAGGCGCAAAACGTCGAGCTCGACGAGCTCGATGCCTCCCGCGCCACCGCCAAGAGCGAGCTCGAAAGCCTCGCGCGCCTCACGCTGCTTCCCGAAGCCAAATACCGCGACCTCAACCTCAAGTACGGCGAGGTCTTCCGGGCCGCCATCGGCGCCGAAGCCATTCGCGCCCTCTTGGCCGAGATCGACACCGACAAGCTCGTGAGCGATCTCGATGCCGAAGCTGAGGCTTCACAAGGCCAAAAACGCAAGAAAACCCTCAAGCGCCTCAAGATGATCGAGGGCATGAAGGCCGCCGGTATCCGTCCCGAGTGGATGGTCACCACTGAGCTGCCCGTGATCCCGCCCGACCTGCGCCCCATGGTGCAGCTGGCCGGTGGCCGGTTTGCCGCCAGTGACCTCAACGACCTCTACCGCCGCGTCATCAACCGCAACAACCGCCTCAAGCGCCTCATCGAGCTCGACGCACCGGAAGTCATCCGCCGCAACGAGAAGCGCATGCTCCAGGAGGCCGTTGATGCCCTCATCGACAACAACGCCCGCCGCGAGCGCGCCGTCTCGAGCACCGGCACTCGCCGCAAGCTCAAGTCGCTCTCGGACATGCTCAAGGGCAAGCAAGGCCGCTTCCGCCAGAACCTGCTCGGCAAGCGCGTCGACTACTCGGGCCGTTCGGTCATCGTGGCCGGCCCGCAGCTCAAGCTCTACCAGTGTGGTCTGCCCAAAATGATGGCGCTCGAGCTATTCAAGCCGTTCGTTATCGGCTCACTCATCGAGCAAGGCCACGCCCACAACGTTAAATCTGCCAGCCGCATGATTGAGCGCGCCACCACCGTGGTGTGGGACACGCTCGAGTCAATCATCGAAGGCAAGCATGTACTCCTCAACCGCGCCCCCACGCTGCACCGCCTCGGCATCCAGGCCTTCCAGCCCAAGCTCATCGAGGGTAAGGCCATCCAGCTGCACCCGCTCGTGTGTCGCGCGTTCAACGCCGACTTCGACGGCGACCAGATGGCCGTGCACGTGCCATTGAGCGATGCCGCCCAAAAGGAAGCCCGCGAGATTATGCTCTCGAGCAAGAACCTGCTCAAACCGGCCGACGGCGAAGTCGTGGTAGACGCCACCAAAGACATGGTGCTCGGCAACTACTACCTCACCTTCCTCAAGGAAACCGGCGACAAGGCTACCAAAGCGTACTCCACGCCGGCCGAAGCCATCTACGCCCACCAGACCGACAACATTACCCTGCAGAAGCTCATCAAGGTGCCGATCGAGGGTAAGCTCATCGAGACCACCGTTGGCCGTATCTTATTCAACGAAATCCTGCCCGAAGGCTTTGGATTCCGCAACGAGACCATGACCAAGAAGGTGCTCCAGCGTCTCATGGCCGAAGTCTTCGTGCGCTTCGGCGGCGACGTCACGGCCGAAGTCATTGACGACGTCAAGAACCTCGGCTTTGAACACTCCACCAAGTCCGGCGTATCCGTGTCGCTCGATGATTACCTCATTCCCGACGCCAAAAACGGCATCATCGACACCGGCGAGAAGCAGACCGCCAGCATCTCGAGCCAGTATGCGCAGGGGCTCATCACCGACGACGAGCGCTACCAGCGCACCGTCGACACCTGGAAGACCGCCAACGACCAGATCACCAAGGCCGTCGCCGATAAGCTCAAAGAGGGCAAAACCTCCACGGCGCTGTTCATCGACTCTGGCGCCGAAGGTGACACCGCTCAGGCCAACCAGATCGCCGGTATGCTCGGACTCGTGGTCGACCCCTCGGGCCGTACCATCGAGCTGCCCATCAAGAGCAACTACAAAGAAGGCTTCTCGGTGCTCGAGTACTTCAACTCCACCCACGGTGCCCGCAAGGGTCTCACCGACACCGCCCTCAAGACAGCCGAATCCGGCTATCTTACCCGCCGGCTCGTCGACGTGTCTCAGGACGTGATCATCACCGAGGACGACTGTGGCGACACCACGGGCATCCAGATGTTGCGCTCTGAAGCCACCGGCATCGGCGAAAGCTTCGCCCACCGCCTCGCCGGCCGCGTCACCGCCGCTCCGGTCAAGGACGGCAAAACCGTCCTGGCGCCGTCCGGTGAGCTCATCACCGATGACATTGCTCGCGCCATCGAGACCGCCGGCATCGACGAGGTCATGATCCGCAGCGTCCTGAGCTGCCGCACCAGCTGGGGCATCTGCCGCCTCTGCTACGGCCTCGATCTGGCCCGCGGCCACATCGTGGACCTCGGCGAACCCGTCGGCGTCATCGCCGCGCAGTCCATCGGCGAGCCCGGCACGCAGCTCACCATGAAAACCTTCCACAAGGGTGGTATCGCCGGCGAAGACATCACCACCGGTCTGCCCCGCGTCGAAGAAATCTTCGAAGCCCGCAGCCCCAAGGCTCAAGCCATCCTGGCCGATGTCGCTGGTGTGGTCACCGTAAAGCAAGCCGGCGGCAAGCAGCTCGTACGCATCGCTCCGGCCGACCTCAAAGTCACCACCCACGATCTCGACGGTCGCATCGCGAGCGTCAAGAGCGGCCAAAAGGTCGTCCCCGGCGACGTCATGGCAGCCAACGCCGGCGGCAAGAAGCCGCTCAAGGCCAAGGTCGAAGGCACCGTTAAGGTCCACAAAGACCACATCGACCTCACCCACACTGGTGGCGCCGAGCGCGAGCACAGCATCCCGGCGTTCCAGAACCTCGAAGTCCGCAGCGGCGACTTGGTGGCTCCGGGTCAGCGCCTCACCGAAGGCTCCATCAACCTCCAGGAAATGCTCACGCTCAGCGGTGAAACCGCCGTTCAGCGTTACATCATCTCTGAGGTCCAGACCATTTACGCCGCCCAGGGTCAGATCGTGTCCGACAAGCACATCGAGGTGATCATCCGCCAGATGTTCAGCCGCGTGCAGGTTGAGGAGCCCGGCGACAGCCTGTTCGTCACCGGCGAGATCGTGCCGCGCCAGAGCGTCATCGAAGACAACCAACGACTCGAAGGCGAAAGCAAGCAGGGTGCTACATTTACCCAGCTCCTGTTGCCGGTCACGAAGATTTCGCTGTCGAGCGACTCGTTCCTGTCGGCCGCCTCGTTCCAAGACACCACTCGCGTGCTCATCGCCGCCGCCATCCGTGGCAAGACCGACAAGCTCCGCGGCCTCAAGGAAAACGTGATCATCGGCCGGCTCATCCCGGTTGGTACCGGATTCCGGGTCGACGGCGAGGGCGAAACCGGCCTCCCTGAGGCCGAAGCCGCGGCAGCCGCCGAGACCCAGATTGACGAACCAGCCAAAACCGAGTAA
- a CDS encoding DUF296 domain-containing protein, whose amino-acid sequence MKSARLSDTTYALRLERGDDIHTVVQEFCAEHTIANASLTGIGSIENPKLAYYSIETKQFTERPLDGIFEVTSLLGNVGLLEGKPLNHVHVTLSDSLMQVYGGHLVSGACSATLEIFLHQYATSFGKQFDDAIGLNVWDFGSH is encoded by the coding sequence ATGAAGTCTGCGCGCCTTAGCGACACCACCTATGCCCTCCGGCTCGAGCGCGGTGACGACATCCATACCGTCGTCCAGGAATTTTGCGCCGAGCATACCATCGCCAACGCCTCGCTCACCGGCATCGGCTCAATCGAAAACCCCAAGCTAGCTTACTACTCCATCGAGACCAAGCAATTCACCGAACGCCCCCTCGACGGCATCTTCGAGGTCACGAGCCTGCTCGGCAACGTTGGTCTACTCGAAGGTAAACCGCTCAACCACGTACACGTCACCCTGTCCGACTCGCTCATGCAGGTCTACGGCGGCCACCTCGTGAGCGGCGCCTGCTCGGCTACGCTCGAAATCTTTCTGCACCAGTACGCCACCAGCTTTGGCAAACAGTTCGACGATGCTATCGGCCTCAATGTTTGGGATTTCGGCTCCCATTAA
- the murC gene encoding UDP-N-acetylmuramate--L-alanine ligase — protein sequence MTGHLYFIGIAGHTMRGLALAARDNGYTVTGLDPSAVPPGSTWLDEHGFDWAAEYEPAQLKGVTAVIVTGAHVSADAPVIVEARERGIPVQSYAEFFGHLTARARVIAVAGTHGKTTTTALIAWLFESAGRRPDYLIGIQPFNFATSVRFAGAADVVVEADEYQASALDTRSKAEYYHPDILVLTSVEHDHPDLFPDLASVEARFAKIVAAVPSSGAVIACAEAKNTVLIASGTSASLATYGFKTGDFHARNIAYLPQGLELEVEHDGEVLGHLAVSLYGKHNALNTLAAVAAALQAGLSFDQILAGVASFKGAYRRFNLITPAEADITVVDDYAHHPTEVATTIEAAKLHFPGRRIVVIFRPHTYSRTKALLRDYQGAFGQANIAYITDIEGAREAGTQTTVSGRDISGALKIPAHYEPDRTQLATRVVSDAKPGDVILCLTVSGYDDLAEELAHNTTKPATDEGGGLRR from the coding sequence ATGACGGGCCACCTCTATTTCATCGGCATCGCCGGCCACACCATGCGCGGCCTCGCGCTGGCCGCCCGCGACAACGGCTACACAGTGACCGGCCTCGACCCGAGCGCCGTGCCCCCCGGCAGCACCTGGCTCGACGAGCACGGCTTCGACTGGGCGGCCGAGTACGAACCGGCGCAGCTCAAGGGCGTCACGGCCGTCATTGTCACCGGGGCGCACGTCAGCGCCGACGCGCCGGTGATCGTTGAGGCCCGCGAACGCGGCATTCCGGTGCAATCGTACGCCGAATTCTTCGGCCACCTCACCGCCCGCGCCCGCGTGATCGCCGTGGCCGGCACCCACGGCAAAACCACCACCACGGCGCTCATCGCGTGGTTGTTCGAATCGGCCGGCCGCCGGCCCGATTACCTCATCGGCATTCAGCCGTTTAACTTTGCCACCAGCGTGCGCTTCGCCGGCGCCGCTGACGTCGTGGTGGAAGCCGATGAGTACCAGGCTTCGGCGCTCGATACGCGCTCCAAGGCCGAATATTACCACCCCGACATTCTCGTGCTCACCTCGGTGGAGCACGATCACCCCGACCTGTTTCCTGATCTCGCCTCGGTGGAGGCGCGGTTTGCCAAAATCGTGGCGGCCGTACCCTCCTCGGGCGCCGTTATTGCCTGTGCCGAGGCCAAAAACACCGTGCTCATCGCCTCCGGGACGTCCGCGTCGCTCGCCACCTACGGCTTCAAAACCGGCGATTTCCACGCCCGCAACATCGCTTATTTGCCCCAAGGCCTCGAGCTCGAGGTGGAGCACGACGGCGAGGTGCTCGGCCACCTGGCCGTATCGCTCTATGGCAAGCACAACGCGCTCAATACTCTCGCTGCCGTGGCCGCCGCCCTCCAGGCCGGCTTGAGCTTCGATCAAATCCTGGCCGGCGTCGCCTCGTTCAAGGGCGCCTACCGCCGCTTTAACCTCATCACCCCGGCCGAAGCCGATATCACCGTCGTCGATGATTACGCCCACCACCCCACCGAAGTCGCTACCACCATCGAGGCCGCCAAATTGCATTTTCCTGGCCGCCGCATCGTGGTAATTTTCCGCCCGCACACCTACTCGCGTACCAAAGCCCTGCTCCGCGACTACCAGGGCGCTTTCGGCCAGGCCAACATCGCCTACATCACCGACATCGAAGGCGCGCGCGAAGCCGGCACTCAGACCACCGTGAGCGGCCGCGACATCTCGGGCGCCCTCAAAATCCCCGCCCACTACGAGCCCGATCGCACTCAGCTCGCCACGCGGGTAGTCTCAGATGCCAAGCCGGGAGACGTTATCCTCTGTCTCACCGTCTCCGGCTACGACGATCTGGCCGAAGAGCTCGCCCACAACACGACGAAGCCCGCCACCGACGAGGGTGGTGGGCTTCGTCGGTAA
- the rpsG gene encoding 30S ribosomal protein S7, protein MPRKKTKSFKRVVDADLKYNNVMVTKLINKVMRDGKKRLAETLVYDALETAETKAKQPALEIFDTAIKNVAPAVQVKAKRIGGATYQVPMEVRGDRKVHLAMTWILAAARTKSGKAFDQRLADELMNAANNTGDAVKKREDTHRMAEANKAFAHFARY, encoded by the coding sequence ATGCCCCGCAAGAAAACCAAGTCCTTCAAGCGCGTCGTCGACGCCGACCTCAAATACAACAACGTCATGGTCACCAAGCTCATCAACAAAGTGATGCGCGACGGTAAAAAGCGCCTCGCCGAGACGCTGGTATACGATGCCCTCGAAACCGCCGAAACCAAAGCCAAGCAGCCCGCCCTCGAGATCTTCGATACTGCCATCAAAAATGTCGCCCCGGCCGTACAGGTGAAAGCCAAGCGCATCGGTGGCGCCACCTACCAGGTCCCCATGGAAGTCCGCGGCGACCGCAAAGTCCACTTGGCCATGACCTGGATCCTGGCCGCCGCCCGCACCAAAAGCGGCAAAGCCTTCGACCAGCGCCTCGCCGATGAACTCATGAATGCCGCCAACAACACCGGCGACGCCGTCAAAAAGCGCGAAGACACCCACCGCATGGCCGAAGCCAACAAGGCCTTTGCCCACTTCGCCCGCTACTAA
- a CDS encoding ABC-F family ATP-binding cassette domain-containing protein, whose product MLINLQNIGKTIGAKTLYANLDLTIQAGEKIGLIGRNGIGKTTLLGIMDGTDSSFTGSLETRRGLVVASTAQEHHAVADQPVLEYVLENLPEYKQLKHIIDAYPETMGEDMAMISAYSDALSRFGELGYYDIEQRARQELEDFQLPAARIDGPMRTLSGGQKRFVELVKVTLADADLALIDEPTNHMDYIAKEAFIEWLEAAKQAVVVITHDRDVLAVVDRIVEIKDKGTVSFDGDYENYLKQNGRTTMNAMEQYEFDQRTLSNLHNQVMEARRKKNKAAGPSAVRFRIMEDRLARQYSELKSRIVKPSFWIDSEQLDTMQNKMVEKYDKYKAKNIRIHTKEITEGQRVLVDVENLSLGYDQPLFAGINLHLRQGERIELKGRNGVGKSTFVKAILSTAGSTKLGSQIFGGHIILDPKIKIGVYEQEIDAKYLSMPLGQAVMNTYLEQDVPASDQKVRQILSDYLFDPQLDAQLPIERLSGGQKARFQLIKMLCAGPNLLILDEPTNHLDLPSIEELEKALDRYTGAVLYISHDSYFTRGVGGEVIEVAP is encoded by the coding sequence ATGCTCATCAATCTCCAAAACATCGGCAAAACCATCGGCGCCAAGACGCTCTACGCCAACCTCGACCTCACCATCCAGGCGGGAGAAAAGATCGGCCTCATCGGCCGCAACGGCATCGGAAAAACCACCCTGCTGGGCATCATGGACGGTACCGACTCGAGCTTCACCGGCAGCCTAGAAACCCGGCGCGGCCTGGTGGTTGCCTCCACCGCCCAAGAGCACCACGCGGTGGCCGACCAGCCGGTGCTGGAATACGTGCTCGAAAACCTCCCCGAGTACAAGCAGCTCAAGCACATCATTGACGCCTACCCGGAGACGATGGGGGAGGACATGGCCATGATTTCTGCCTACTCCGACGCGTTAAGCCGCTTCGGCGAGCTGGGCTACTACGATATCGAGCAGCGCGCCCGCCAGGAGCTCGAAGACTTCCAGCTGCCGGCCGCCCGCATCGACGGCCCCATGCGCACGCTCTCAGGCGGCCAAAAGCGCTTCGTGGAACTCGTGAAGGTCACGCTGGCCGACGCCGACCTCGCGCTCATCGACGAGCCCACCAACCACATGGACTACATCGCCAAAGAGGCCTTCATCGAATGGCTCGAAGCTGCTAAGCAGGCTGTGGTGGTCATCACCCACGACCGCGATGTGCTGGCCGTAGTCGACCGCATCGTTGAAATCAAAGACAAAGGCACGGTCAGCTTCGACGGCGACTACGAAAACTACCTCAAGCAAAACGGCCGCACCACCATGAACGCTATGGAGCAGTACGAATTTGACCAGCGCACCCTGTCTAACCTGCACAACCAGGTGATGGAGGCTCGGCGCAAGAAAAACAAAGCTGCCGGCCCCAGTGCTGTGCGGTTTCGCATTATGGAAGACCGCCTGGCGCGCCAATATAGCGAGCTCAAAAGCCGCATCGTAAAGCCGTCGTTTTGGATTGATTCCGAGCAGCTCGACACCATGCAAAACAAAATGGTCGAAAAATACGACAAATACAAAGCCAAAAACATTCGCATTCACACCAAGGAAATCACCGAAGGCCAGCGTGTGCTCGTAGACGTCGAGAACCTCTCGCTCGGCTACGATCAACCCTTGTTTGCCGGCATCAACCTTCACCTCCGCCAGGGCGAGCGCATCGAGCTCAAGGGCCGCAACGGCGTCGGTAAATCCACGTTCGTGAAGGCCATCCTCTCGACGGCCGGCAGCACCAAGCTTGGCTCCCAGATTTTCGGCGGCCATATCATTCTCGATCCCAAGATCAAAATCGGCGTCTACGAGCAAGAAATTGACGCCAAATACCTCAGTATGCCCCTCGGTCAGGCCGTCATGAATACCTATCTCGAGCAAGATGTGCCAGCCAGCGACCAAAAAGTCCGCCAGATTTTATCCGACTATCTATTTGATCCCCAGCTCGACGCGCAGCTGCCCATCGAGCGCCTCTCTGGCGGCCAAAAAGCCCGCTTCCAGCTCATCAAAATGCTCTGCGCCGGTCCCAACCTGCTCATTCTCGACGAGCCCACCAACCACCTCGACCTTCCGAGTATCGAAGAACTCGAAAAAGCCCTCGACCGCTATACCGGCGCGGTGCTCTACATTTCGCACGATAGCTATTTCACCCGCGGTGTGGGTGGGGAAGTTATTGAAGTTGCGCCTTAA